The genomic interval agccaagatcgcacagttgcactccagcctgggtgaagagagcaaaactttatctcaaaacaaaaaaaaatgaaagattggACACTTCTCTTTAAACATAtaattacctttaaaaattatctatctGTAGCTTCGGactatgaaaatataaagtcCTATTCATTCAGCCAATGGTATGCCCACATATACTGCTGCTCCCTACTGAAATTGAAACGTAGCCATGGGGTGACATTTGCGATTTTAAAAGTTCTACacatggaaaacaatttggctcTTCTAACGGGCATAGAAAGTGGCTCTCTTTCTCACCACATGGAAGTCTGCCAGGCTAATGGACAACTGGATACCCCCAGAGGATATATTTTGGATGACCTTATCCAGTGACCCATGGGTGTCATTTAATGCTTGAAGCTCCGTGGAGCAGGAAGTGACATGCCTGCTTCCAGAGCTTTTCAGCCCGGAGTGTGCACTccaaaagcataaaaatggatCTAACCCTGTTGTAAGAGCTCCCTCAGGTGGCAGCCAATGCAAGTTGAGATCACCGGTAGAACATCCGATCCTTGTAGAAAAACTATAGAGAAACTTGGTGTTTCTCTTACAAGTCAGTTCCCCTGTCAAAAAGAATGCCACAGGGTATGTCTGTAAAGTGAGAAGCCCACACTCACTTCCAGCTGCCGTCACCTCAGGTTCTTGTTCTTCTTCGACACCGTCTTCATCGTATTCCTCTTTGTCCTGCAGATACCGCTGTTCCCAGTCTCCCTCAGCCTGGTCTTCCATTTCCTCTTCTCCAGCGATGGGTCAGGTAAGTGAACACTCTTGAGAATCAACATCTGTAGACTCTTGGCTTTCTGAAATCTTAAAGAAATTATCGGAaagtgttaaatttatttttcaaacgtTTTCAAAACTTCGTGAAATCTTAACCTTTTCTATCTTGGAAACTATAGCTGATATTAATAATAACACAACAATTTTACTCCAAAAACTCTCTTAAAGATTAGAAAACTGTCCATGCACaaaatatatacagacacacatatgctGCCTTCCTCAGTATTTTGACTGAAATGCTATAAATGGATTTGCGTCTATGTTGATATTCAGCTGTAAATTTCTACAGAGCTgcaacttaaaataatttatgttcagCATGATACCAAGTATAAAAAGCAATTAAAGAACATGATTTAGATTCCAAAAACGTCTACATTTAGAAGGACATTGCAGCCTTTGACTGCCTTAGTTGTTCAAGATGGAAGATCGCAAAGGTTGGTTTTAAtgttaggaatttttttaaaaaacaaaaactaaaccaaaagaaaatagacaaatggaattaataaagaaaaaaaaactaatattaatgaagcagaaaatttaaaaggaaggaaaagataagTCAcaatcagttttttttctttgaaaagaccaATGAAATGTATAAACCTCTTGCAATCCTTGTTGAGGACCAAGAAAACTATACATGATGAGGAATGAGAGAGGAGACACCACTACAGAGACTGAACAAATGGAAAGTATTATGTCAATCCACCTAAAACCCTAGATGGAACCGACTATGAAAAGACTCCTAAACAACCAAGGTGTTTATGATTTTTTGAAAGCATCACCTAATGAGATCCCACTTATGCCAAATCacaagtgtgtgtgtgggagtggTACATTATCTGTCAGGGGAGTGTGTGTGGCACACgtgtaattgtgtgtgtgcatgtataggTTGTGGGGGTGGGATATGTGATGTGGgggttgcatgtgtgtgtgctgggggagTGGGGACTTGCATGTCTCCCCCCAAAATTAATGTTAAAACTGAATCGCCAAGGTGTCAGCAGTAGGAGGTGGGGCATTTAGAAGGTGAATAGGTCACAAGGGCCACACCACGTGAATGACATTAGTGCCTTCACAGGAGACCCTGTGAGCCAGCTAGTCGTTTCCACAATGCGAGACTCTGAACCTGCTGCTGCCTTGATTGTGGCCTTTCTAGagtccagaactgtgagcaataactGTTTGCTGTTTATTAGCCACCCAATCTAAGGTATGATTGTCATAGGAGCCCACAGGGACTAAGTCCAAGTGCAAGTAACACTTGCCTTAGAGGAGGTTGATGCTCAACAGACATGAAATGGCAAATACAGGTATGTGTGCAAGAATGTATGACTGTATGTGCaggtgtttgtgcatgtgtgtgattgtgtgtgcatacatacgAGTGTGTCTGCACAAGCGTGcatctgtgtgtgggtgtgggtgtgtgaaaGTGTACAAGTGTGCACAGGTATActggtgtgtgcagtgtgtgcacaggtgtgtgcacgagtgtgtggtgtgcatgtgcagCTGTGTATGCTCAGGTGTACAAATGAATACTTGAgtgtgtggttttgtgtgtgaatgtatgtggaTAAGTACGTGTaggtgtgtgagcatgtgtatgGAGGTGTGCgagcgtgtgtgcatgtgtgcacacgtgtggtaatgtgtgcacgtgtgtgcaaaTGTACAGGTGTGTATGCGTGTGGGTGTGTGCAAGTATGTGCACGTGCacgcatgtgtgcgtgtgtgtagcGTGTGCTAGGGTGTGTGTGTCTTCACATGTGCAAGAGTGAGTGTGCACGAGTGGGAGGTCCACGTTCACAAGCTGAGCTGTAAAAAAGCAGCATCCCCACAATATTAATACTGTTTCTGGGGGTCCCCTATGTGAAACCTGTGTAGCTGACCATCACCAATGCTGCCTGAAATGTTTGCAACAGGCAGGGGGCAGGCATCATTTACAAGAAGTGCAGATGTCCCTCTGTGCTCTCGTGGCCCTCCCCAGCCTTCTGCTGTGGCTTTCAGACTCTGTGCTCCCCACATTGTCTTCCGCACAAAGACGAGCCTTTCATTTTAGTATTCATCCCTCTCCATGGTGAATTCAATTTTCAACAGGTTTATGTCACATGTCACCCAGGTACACTCCTATGATCACCACTGGAGCAATGGAGTTGTTCGCTGGTCTGGCTCCGTTGGCTCTGCAGCCCCGTGCAGACGAGCTCGCACATTGGGAATTCACTTCTTCCTGCTGTGGCTTGTCCAACTACTCATctgatgatgaacatttgggctgtttcctgTTTGGCGCTGCTGTGCCAAAGCCACCGTGAACATTGGAGTATGAGTCTTGGCATGGTTACTTAATCCTTTGTCTTGGTGAATGCATAGGAGTGGAACTGTTGTCTCATATGGCAGGTGCATGTTTAACATTTTCAGGCGAAGTGTTTTCCTGAATGGCTGCACCACTTTCCCACCAGTGCTCCGCATCTCCTCCGTATCACACCAACACTTGTGCTCAGTGGTTTTGTTTTAGCCGTTCTAATACATGTTGAACGTTCAGGAATTTTTAGAGCTAAACAAACCCTATcattattaaaagttaaattatgtAAActgaaaaatcatattttaaaaaaggagatacTCAAAACTCACGTCTTAATTACTGTGTGGTGGAAGTGTTATACCCCAGAGCTCCACAAGCCGCGGCACGCCAGGGCTTGATGTATTACTGTTTTGTTGATTAGAAAGCCAGGAACGAAATGTTAATATTGCAGATTAAACTCACTATCATCCGATTCAGGAAAGAAGTTGCTCATCTCTGCTGCTTCATATTTAtcttattcattaaaataaatgaaaacagccaACATTTTTGTGGAAACCACCCCTGTCCATCCATTGCAATCAGGTACTGGGTACAGATGTAAGAACTCAGTAAAAGTCAATCAAGTTATTTTCTGAGTATCGATTGGCTAGGTGGAACTTGCAATGAAGagtatattgtatattttgtggCTTATTTTACGCATATTGttggttttattatttgtaaattgtgtgttcatgtatatgtatgcatgtgcctgtgtgtatatatagagacaGGGGAGGGAGAACGATCCACGcctacatatatgtgtgtacatttcctttcctggaaagcTGACTGTTAACCATTTATAAGCACATTTCTGCTTTGAGGCAGCAGAGTGGCAGGTCACAGCCTAAGGCCAGGCCACCGTGAGGCCAGGGGAGCCCAGAGTGATGAGAGAGGCACCTCAGCCCAAGACAGGTGAGAGGGCCCAAAACCAGAGACCCCTCCACAGAGGTGGCAACAGCCAAAATCAGGCTGTCACCTGCCTGTCTGTCCCATCCTGCAGTTGAGGCCCTTCTAGCACACCCAATGAGAAGGGATCCACTTGCTGTCACCTACCCAGGAAGTCAGTGGCAAGGCCagggttttttcttgttttttggtttgCAGGGGTGGggttgagatagggtctggctctgtcgcccaggctggagtacagtggtgccatcagggctcactgcagcctcaacttcccaagctcaAATGATCCCCTGGCCCAcaacctccggagtagcttgggactacagatgtgtgccggcactcctaatttttctttttaatttttgtagagacaggatcttgctatgttgctcaggtcagtctcgaactcctgggctcaagcaatccatctgcctcggctccccaaagtgctgcgattatagccgtgagccagcacgcccaaCCAAGGCCAGGATTTTAAGGGTGCCACCTGCTGGTTCCAGCTGCCCAGGTGGAGCCTGGCCAGTCAGATAAACGGAAGTAGGCTCTGTCTGGGCACCGGGGGATCTGAGGGTTCAGTGTCGCCTACTTCAGCTCCTGTGGGGCCAGCCCAGGCCTTGTGACACTCTCCCAGGTGGATGCTCTCCTCCAGAAGCGTGGCTGTAACAAGATCTTCTGGTTACTAAGCACTTTCCCAAACTATTCCTGTGGGCCTTCCCCAGACCGTGCCCCTTCTCTCCCCCGCTGCCACTGTCCTTAGCCAGGCCCGTGGCTCTCCCTACCTCCGCCAAAGACCTACATGGTCTGCTTCTGCCCACCTTGCATTGCTCTCCGCTCCTGCCCATTCTCCATGCAGCAGCCTGATGTGTACcctccaaatctcaggttgaaatgAGCCCCcacagtgttggaggtggggccttggtgggaggtgtttgggtcatggggttggatccctcatgaatggcttggcgCCGTCCTCACCTACGTGAGGAGTGAATTCTCACTCTGAGTTCCCTCAAGATCTGCTGATTGAAGAGTATGGCACCTCCCCGCCTCTCTCTTGCTCACCCTTTGCCTCCTGCCTtaagtggaagcttcctgaggccccaccagtaacagatgctggcgcctctgagccaaaataaacctgcTGTCTTTGTAAATGACCCAGCCTCAGGTACTTCACAGCAACAGGAGAACAgctccacacacacagaccctCCGCGGCTCCCTGCTGCCCTCAGGATCAGGCGTGGCCCAGATGGAAGGACCGAGGTGGCCACCACCTGTGCTCTGGCCTCACCATCCTACCACCACGCACGCTGCAGTGGCTCCAGTCATTCTGACCTACTTAGGGCTTCCCGGATGGCCCGGCTTTGCTCATGTGAGTCACTCTCAGGCGTGGCCACCCCACCCCTTCTTACCTGTCCCAACATTGGTGACAGGTCTCTCCCCACCCATGAGGACTCCCCACGATATTGGGAGTGCCTCAGGGTGGGGCCCCTGGGGCAGGTTAGCTGAGAACCTGAAGTGCAGGGCGGTGGCCAGAAGCTGCCCTCCCACCAAGCGGCCTCCTGGCCCTAGAGGAGACTCAGGGTGCAGGATAGGCTCCTTCTAGTGTCACCCTCGCAGCGCCAGCCACACACCCCTGCTCCATGCCCCCTCAGAGCCCTCAGCCTGTACATGTGCACACCCGCATGTGGGGGCACCTCCCTTTTCCCCAGCACCCTGTTTCTTAGCACTTTACCCTGTTACCACTTCAAGAGCAGGGACAGACTCGAGGTCCCACAGCCTCGAGTGCTGCAGCTGCACTTTGCACCCTAGCGGGTGGCTGGCCCTGTGGGCCTCTGGGGCAACAATGCAGAGAGCCAGCACTCAGGGCCACAGCCACAACCCATCAGCACTCAGACAGCCCAAGAGCTCTGACATCTCCCACCCAGCTACCCACGGACCTCACTGTGGGGAGAGGCCATAGTGGGACGGCCCTGGAGGTCTTGTGCTGGCCCCTAGCATGGCTTCCCACCTGGCCCCTCTCAGCAGGGGGTTGGGAGAGTCCAGCCCCGAGTATCTAGCCAGCAAGTCAGAGGGTAAGTAGTTGGCAATGTTTATTGAGAAACAGCAAACTGCTGGGCATGCAGGCTGACTGGGGGAGCACGGCCCCAGAAGCAGGGCCTAGATAGGACTCCGGGGCTGTGTGGCTGGTCAGACAGCCGGGGAAGGTCTTGCAGGTGCACAGACTTGAGGCTGCCCAAATAAAAGGAGCCGGGGTTGGTAGAGGCCAGCTGAACAGTGGACACTGGCAGTGTCCTAGGCATAGGGAGTGGCGCTGGTGCTTAGGCCTCCAGGCTGGGGTCATCAGGCAGCGAGTACATAGGCTCAATGTGGGCCCACCGGCGGGCCTGCTCATCTGCCCAGGTGAGAAGCTCTGTGGCGCGGTGCAGGAAGATAAGGAGCAGGGTGTGCACATCACCCTCGGCTGAGTGCGCTGCACTCGGCTCAGCCTGGAAGTAGCGgtggaagaggctgcccaggctgTAACCCTGGCGGCCCCGGGCGCGGGTGCCATGGCGGTGGGCGTGGTCCAGGCCTCGCAGGGCTGGCAGTGTGTCCAGGCAGACAGTGTCCCGGGGTAGGCGGGCACCCAGGCGCTGCAGCTCAGCACACAGCAGAGGGAAATCGTAATCAAAGCCATTGTGGGCCACAAGGCAGATAGGACCTGCCTGGCGGCTCAGGAAGGCCTGCAGTGTTCGCACCACGGCCCCATCAAAGCCGGCCTTCCTGCACCGCACCAGGCCCTCGCTGCTCAGGCCAGTGATCTCGCTGGCCTTGGCAGTGAAGGGGCGTTCTGGACACATGCACAGTGTGAGCTTGTCGAGGACCCGAGGCAGTACTGGGGCACCAGACTCATCACGCTCCGGGTTCTCCAGGGAGGAGCGGTGGACAGCAAAGAGGGACAGCTCGGCAATCTCAGGCTCCACACTGGGGAGCCCAGTGGCTTCCAGGTCCAGGAAAACAAAAGTCTCAGCCCGGGGTGCCTCTGACATGGTGATGTTCCTAAGGGGATAGCGAGGTCTCAAACTGCCAGAGCAAGAGGCACAAACCCTGAGGTGAGCGGGAGCCCTCCTGCATACCACCCTCCCCCTAGCCAAAGCTCTGAGCCCTCTGGGGCTCACTTCCTGCCACCCCGGACCCCAGCACCTGTGACCTTTGGCTCTGGGAGCATCAGCCCCACTCCTGCCacctactgaaaaaaaaagcaggcctCGGAGCAGTCTACTGCCTGCCCCCAGCCAGTCCCCAGCAGGGATTGGGAGAGGCACCTGCAGCCCAGGAATACTTTTTGGCTGGGAACCTAGGGCATAGCATGCTGGGTCTCCAGCTCTGGAAGCAGCAGCCAGGAAGCAGGCAAGCAGCCTCCCGAAAGAGCCTTTGCAGTGCCCCAGCTCCCCCTGTGCTCCACCTCCCTGGCCTTGTCCCTGGCACAGGTGCTGGCCCGGAGCTGGCCTCTGCCTGCCTGCCCCCAGGCTCCCAGGGTGACTGTCCTCACCAACCCCACCACACCAGCTTACCTGGGGCGGGCACTGACCGGCTTCCTGGGCTTCTGGGCACCTGTCGCCACACAGGCTGCTCCAGGCGGCCTTTAATAAGCAGCCACAGCCCGCCCCCAGCTGCCTGTTGGCTAACAATGAGGCCTGGGGCCGCAGGACCTGCGCAGCCGGCTCACTCGCCACCCCCTCACCGCCCCCTCAATAGCTCACAGCCACTGGGACACACGACCCGTATTTACAGATTAGGAAGCAGGCCCTGGGCCACATGCAGGCTCCGGAGCTGGTCACAGGCACAGGGAGGAAGCTGGAGCAGTGTGGAAGGCCATAGCCTCCACCCAGCCAGGCTGTGGCTCCCCCATGCTGGGGCCAGTCACACAAAGGCAACAGGTCCTCTTTGCCAGCCCTCAGTTTCCCATCACTGGAGATTGTGTGCCTCTCGTGGGGATGAAGCAAGCTCTGCAGTGTGAACAAGGTGCCCACACATGCCATGATCCCCAAAAATCTAGGGATGTGGCAGCCTCAGGGCCGCCTCCTCACACACCTTGCAGGCTCACTTCCCACCGCAACGGGGAGATGCTATCTGCTTTAAGGGCGTCATGACCCATCATATCTACCATGTACCCAGCAGAGGCTgctgggaaggaagggaggtgagCCTGGCCCAGGAGCTGAGCTGACGCTTCCCCTGCCAGGGACGAGCAACATtagggggtgggcagggagggcCAGGACTACAGGAGGAGTGAAGCCCAGCCCGACACCCCAGGCTTGGGGACCTGCCCTACCCACACCATCCCAGGGAAAGGACACCAGGACCTTCCTGGTCCAGGGAGCAGTGGAACCCTGAGGACCTCATTCTAGAGCATGACACTCCAGCCCTTGGTGGTCGGTGCACTGCAGGGCCAGCCCCCTCCTGGGGGCACCGAGAGGTAACCAAGAGGAGTCCCTTGGCCTGTAAAGCTGATGGTGCACCTGACAGTGGTGACCACAGGCGTGCCTGGCCTCCCATCTCACAGTGGTGGCTGGAGGTGCGTCAGGTTACGGGGCTGCAGGGGGTCTGGCACCTGGCTCCTCCTGGCctccttgccatgtgtgtacacgGGGACCTTGGTGAAGCAGAGTCGGTGCCAGGAgggagcagggtggggtgggcagcAGCAGGTGTGACAATGGGCCCAAGGAGGCAGACGCCTCACCAGTTGTGCCTGTTCCAGTGCtcggagggagggaggcagccgTGACAGGCACACTGCTCAGAGAGATACTGGGTCACCCTGGGAAGTCCACACAGCAGCTTCCTGGACAACCAGTCAGGCTGAATTCCCCTGCCCAGAGCTGAGCGCCGGGTAGCgaggaggaggaaacaggcaCCCCTCGCGGGATCCAGGGGCACTCAAGGAGGGCGGCAGACAGGTGAGTCTTGCGAAGGACCCTGAGGCCAGTCGGGGGAGGTAGTGGTGGGGTCTCTGCTAACACACAGCGGGCAGCAGCAGGGAGGAGTGATGACAGGAGGGCCGCAACCAGCCTGCCCAGACCTGGGTCACCTGAGCAGCTTAGGACAGATGGGAGGAAACAGACGCAGAGctacagaagcagaaagcaggCTGGAGTCCACTGCTTAGAAACAGGTTTTCTTTGTGTCTGAATCAAACCGCccatctgtctctccctccccaacAGGGCCAAAGGTCCCTGCTGAGAGCACAACGTGGGGCTGCAAGGGCTTCTGCTGCCACGCTCATCACTCCTCGGCCAACTTGGTCTCAGGAGAGGGCTTCCTGCCCCCACTATCCTGTGCTTTTGCGTGGGCCATCCCTGAAGACTCTGTATTTCTCCAGTAGTTCATTCATCTTGGCAGCTGCAGAGGAAAGAAACGATGCCAAGAGGAAAGTGAGCGTGGCGGAGAGGTGAGGTGCCTCCTGCCTGCCACCCAGGCTACATGTCCTCCTCACCTGGTCTTCCCTGGGCCCCAGGCACCACCAGGACGGCAGAGAAGGGACAGGCACTGCCGAGCTGGAAGCTGCTCAGGCTCTGTGGGGGCCAGGCCAGCAGCTTGAGAGCCCTGAGCTGGCTCACACCAACCGCAGCACAGTTTCTGAGGCCCAAGCCAGGGTCTGCTGAGCCAGCTGTGTGGCTGTGCCCCTGCCCACCTGTCCCCTGCCACCTGAGCCCCAGGGGCAGCACATGGCACACTCAGTATTAGCCAGATGGATAACACAGCGCAGAGAACAACAAACTCCATCACACAGACAGCCCTCAGGCCTGGGCTCCCCAGACCAGTGGCGACCATGGTGGCTGCACTGTACCTTATCTGCTGAAACCACAGCCGCCTCTCAGGTGCCAACCCCAGCCCATGGCCATCATCCCTCTCACCTGCCCTGCCTGTCTGCTCCCCATTCATGACCCCACTGTCAGCTATGCTTTGCCTTTCACATGTTGAGGTCATTAGCATTGACATTAAGTGCTGTGAAGCCAGCATTTGTCATCCTCTGCCCATCCCGAGGATGACTCTGAAGCTCAGGAATCATGTGTGTGCCTCAGGATGACGCTGAGCTGACTGTGCTCAGCCCACCCGGAATGGCACCCCAGGATCCCGCCCGCTTGCATCAGCTTCCAGCGGCA from Callithrix jacchus isolate 240 chromosome X, calJac240_pri, whole genome shotgun sequence carries:
- the TREX2 gene encoding three prime repair exonuclease 2; translated protein: MSEAPRAETFVFLDLEATGLPSVEPEIAELSLFAVHRSSLENPERDESGAPVLPRVLDKLTLCMCPERPFTAKASEITGLSSEGLVRCRKAGFDGAVVRTLQAFLSRQAGPICLVAHNGFDYDFPLLCAELQRLGARLPRDTVCLDTLPALRGLDHAHRHGTRARGRQGYSLGSLFHRYFQAEPSAAHSAEGDVHTLLLIFLHRATELLTWADEQARRWAHIEPMYSLPDDPSLEA